TGTGATTGTATGGCTGACTTTTAAAAAGCGCCCTCATTTCTTCACATTAATTTGTGTTCTCGTGTCATTTATTGGTGCCATGTTAGTGATAACAAAAGGTAATATTCAAGCATTTCTTGGTGCCACGAATCATTTTATACCTATCATACTCATATTAATGGCCGTTATTGGATGGGTTATTTACACGATGGGTGGCAGTGAATTTAGCGGGTGGTCCGTTTTACGGTATTCAACATTAAGCTGTTTACTTGGAACCATTACGGCCATAGTTCTTGTAGCAGGAGCAACGCTGCTTGGATTCATATCACTTCCATCAGAAAGTAACATCAAAGCAGTAAGCCCGCATTTATTATTTATGATAATATTCCCTGGCGTAATTGCGTTACTTGGTTGGAATGTTGGTGTGAGTATACTATCGCCATTAAATGGACTGTTGTTTATTAACGTTGTTCCCGTTACAACACTTTTAATTTCAATCTTCCAAGGGAATCTTGTCACCATGTTCGATGTCCTTGGGACGGTATTTATCATCGTTTCACTTTTGGCTAATAATATTTTTGTACAGAAGTTACACAGGAAAGAATCCAATCATCATGTTCAAACATATTTACAGGAACGTGTATCCTAATGGAAATTCAGCTGACTTTTTATCATGATGATAAAAAGTCAGCAAGAAAATATAATGATTACATTCTTGTAATGGTTTCCTTAAATAGGTTGATAATTTTTCACTTACATAAGCAACCACTTCAATTACTTCTGCCGAGGGAGCAACTTCAATCACCTCAAGCTGAAAGCCGTAAGCTCATCGTAAAAGAATGGACCGCCGCTTTCGTAGCGGAATAAATCAGCGTAATCGCCATTGGGGTAAAGGCTAAACGGATGATACATTAAGGATAGCGGCATAGTCCTTATTGGCAAAGTACGGCGCAAATAGCAAGGCAAGGTGAAATTGCGCCTCGATGTTGGAGGCTATTTCTTGACAGTAATAGCTCCAATCTTCCTTCGCGTTCGTTTTAAGAACATGGTAGCGCTGCTGAATGCCTGCCTTGTTTACAAGTACTTTCACATCGGGGGCTCGCTCGTTCTCCAGTCATTTTTACATATTTTCCTATTGAATAAATTTTAAATATGTATATAATTTATGGTAATTGTATACGTAAATGTTTTCTAGGGTTCCGCAGCCACTGTGTTGGTCTGGTCCGAGAGAAAACTCACAGCCATGCTGTGTCACGGAAGGATAAAAGCCTGGGAGATACTGTTTAACAGTGATCTCTCAGGCTTTTTTTGTTTTAAAAAAATTATTAATGGAGGTAATAGGTAATGAATGCGAATTGGATGAAAGTGTTTATTGGGGCATTTTTTGAAGTGTTTTGGGTGATAGGTTTAAAACATGCAAATGACTTTTGGACATGGACAGGGACTGCAATCTCGATTATGGTGAGTTTCTATTTAATCATAATGGCTGGACGAAAACTTCCCGTCGGTACGGTTTATGCCGTCTTTGTAGGATTGGGTACAGCAGGAACCGTCATATCTGAAATCATATTCTTCAGTGAATCCATCGAGGTGGAAAAATTGATGTTGATTTTACTTTTACTAGTTGGTGTTCTTGGATTGAAGGTTTTAACAAAAGATGATTCTGAAGAAGGAGCTGAGTCCTAATGGCGTGGATATCATTAATCTTAGCAGGGCTATGTGAGGCATTTGGTGTTGTTACAATAAATAAATTGAATAACAGTCGTAATTGGCAATCTTTATTACTATTAATTCTCGGATTTGGAGCTAGTTTTCTTTTTCTTGCCTACGCAATGAAAACTCTACCCATGGGGACTGCTTATGCAATATGGACAGGAATTGGCTCAGCTGGTGGAGCACTATTAGGTATTATGATTTTTGGCGAATCAAAAGATTGGAGAAGAATTGCATGCATTGCGTTAATATTAGGTGCTACCATTGGGCTAAAACTCGTTGGCTGATGCTAGTAAAGATTATAAAATATTTCACTTGGTATAAAAAACATATATTCCATAATTGATGAAAATACCTCCTTCTATGTTTGAATGGAAGGAGGTGTTATTTATTTCAATATATTTATTCATAAAAATGATAAATTAATCTCTATCCCTAAAGAAGCACTAGAAATCTCTCGGTGTTTATTAACACATCTTTTCCTTTTACCCGTACTGATTTTCCTCCTTCCTTGCTTCATTATTGTGGGATCTTTATTGTGATTTTCCCAAAATTCTCTCCTTTATCCAACATAATAAGTGCTTCCTTTGTCTGTTCTAGTGGAAATGATTGGTCAAGAACCGGGTGAATTTCATGTTCCTTAAAAAAGTCTATCATTTGTTTGCATTCTTCAGGACTGCCTGACGATGTTCCTAATATATCAATTTGTTTTAAAAATATCCTTGGCAAAAGTAGGTTTGGAACCTGACCTTTGGTAGCCCCAAAAGTAACAATTCGACTCCCTGGCTTTGCGAGCGAAACTAGCGAATTGAATTGTTCACCCCCTATGCTGTCAACGGAAAGGTCCGCCCCCCCTGACATCTCTCGAAGCTCCTTCACCCAGGTATCTGAACGATAGTTTACTCCCCCCGCGGCACCTAGCTCCAATGCCTTTTGTATTTTTCCCTCTTTACTTGATGTAACAAAAACCTTGGCACCTATTGCTACTGCTATTTGCAATAATAGAGTTGCAACTCCGCCACCTATACCAGGAATAATAATGGTTTCTCCTTCTTGAAGCTTCCCTCTTGTAACGATTGCTCGATAAGCTGTTACTCCACCAAGTGGAATGGACGCTGCCTCCTCCCAAGTAAGGTAGGCGGGTTTATGAAACACGTTTTCTGAAGGAACGGTAACGAATTGTGCGAACGTTCCATCTTTTGGAACACCAAGGATGGAGAAATTTGGTCCATTTACTCTAAGATGGTTTCCCCAGTTCAAACCAGGGTAGATCATAACTTCATCCCCAATTGCTACATTCGTAACTTTCTTACCGACTCTAACTACTTCCCCTGCACCATCTCCACCCATTACTGCAGGTAATCGAAGACCATGGTATAATCCTTGAGTTACATAAACATCCCGCCGATTCAGTGCCGCTGCATGTAAGCGAATGAGGACTTCTCCCTCTTCAAGAATGGGATCAGGAATTTCTTCATAATGAACCTTTTCCGGACCTCCTATTTCTCTTAATACAATTGCTTTCATCATCATTCCCCCTTGTAACTAAATAAATTAATAGGTACGTAATTATAGCAACTCAATCATTGTGGCCATGCCTTGACCGCCACCAACACATAATGTAGCAATCCCTAAATTTTCATTTCTTCTTTTCATTTCGTATAACAGGGTAGTAATGATTCTAGCCCCCGTTGCCCCCAATGGATGACCAAGGGCAATGGCTCCACCATTTACATTTACCTTTTCAGGATTAAGCTTTGCTTCTTTGATAACGGCAAGTGCTTGTGCAGCGAATGCTTCATTTAGTTCAATAAGACCAATTTCAGATAACCTTTTATTTGTCCGTTTTAATAATTTCTCAATGGCTGAAACAGGACCAATTCCCATGATTTCTGGTGATACTCCTGCCGTCGTCCAATCTACAATTCTTGCAAGTGGCTTTAACCCTAATATATTTGCTTTTTTGGCAGACATGATTACTAAGGCTGCAGCCCCGTCATTTCTCCCACATGCATTACCAGCAGTAACAGTACCATCTTCTTTAAAGGCTGGACGCAGCTTTGTAAGTGTTTCTAGAGTTGTATCCGGCCTTGGGAACTCATCCTTCCCAAAGGTAAAACGATTTCGTTTCTCTTTAATTTCAATTGGAATAACTTCTTCTTCAAACAACCCATTTTCAACAGCCGTTGCTGCTCTTTTTTGGCTTTCGAATGCAAAATGATCTTGTTCAAGTCTACTTATTCCATATTTTTCAGCAACATTTTCGGCTGTCATTCCCATACCTAGATTTACTCCATAAATTTCCATGGGTTGTTGACCATTTTCAAGATTCGAATCAACTAGATAGGGATTTCCTTCGCCAAACCTCGAATTTCGCAGGTAAATAGGAGCTCTGCTCATATTTTCTGTCCCGCCCGCAACTACAATTTCCGCTTGATTAAATAGAATCTGCTGAACAGCTGATCCTATAGCTTGCATACCAGAAGCACATAATCTATTAATGGTAAAAGCAGGAACGGAAACGGGTAGTCCTGCTCGAAGCGCTGCAACTCTAGCTACATTTGAGGATTCTGTTGACTGCCGAACTTCACCTAAAATAACCTCATCCACCAGTTCTGTCGCAATTTGAGCCCTCTTTACGGCCTCTTCTATAACGATTGCACCTAAATGACCTGAACTAATATTTTTCAGACTCCCGCCAAACTTTCCGATTGCCGTGCGGACTGCACTAACAATAACAATTTCTGCCTGCATTTAATGCCACCTCCTATGTAAGATATCAATATTCATAGAATCCTTTACCTGATTTTTTTCCAAGTCTTCCAGCTGCTACATATTTTATTAAAAGCGGACATGGACGATATTTTTCACCTAAAGTCTTATATAAATATTCCATGTTTCGTAACCTGGTATCTAACCCAACTAAATCTGCTAATTCAAGTGGCCCCATGGGATGATTCAGACCTAATTTAATGGCTTTGTCGATGTCTGCAGCAGAAGCTACACCCTCCAACAACATGTTCATTGCTTCATTTCCAATTAGACAATTCATTCTACTTGTTACAAATCCCGGGAACTCATTTACCTCTACGGTTTCTTTTCCAAGAGTTTCAGCGATCTCTTTTGTTTTTGCAACAGTTTCATCTGAAGTCTCCAATCCTCGTATTATTTCAACTAATTTCATTTTCTGGACGGGATTGAAGAAGTGCATCGCAATGCATTTCTCAGGACGAGAAGTTTGAGCGGCTAGCTTAGTAGGGCTCATGGTAGAGGTGTTGGTTGCAAGAATGGTTTCTTCCGGACATAGTTCATCTAATCGTTTAAAGATATCTATTTTGACATCCATGATTTCAAGGGCCGCCTCGATTACGAACTCTGCATTCACGACAGCTTTCTCAAAGCTCGTTGTAAAAGAAAGGTTTTCTCTTCCTTGCTGAGCTTTGTTTTCACTTAAGAAACCTTTCTCTCTACTTGAATCAATTAAACTAAAAATACTCTCTTTTGCCTTATTTAATGCTTCCTGCTTAATATCATATAATTGTACTTCAAATCCACTGGTTGCGGCTGAATAGGCTATTCCTCTCCCCATAACACCCGCACCAATTACTGTAAGCTTTTTCATACCCTATCTCCCTTATTTTATTTGATGAATTTCTGTTAATAACTTTATAAAAGTTACAAATTGATATATTTCATTATTTATTAAATTGAATATGAGCAGACGATGTACCGCTCATATTCCTGTCTTACTTAAGCACCTATACCTCTGTCAAGTTCTTCAAGTGTCTTACCTTTTGTTTCTCCACCTAACCACCATAAAACAATAATCGCAGGGATAAACAATCCACCCATTACTCCTATAGCTGGTCCAATTCCAAAGGAGTCCGCTGCAATACCTACGATAAATGGTCCTACTGTTGCTACAATACGCGCAAAACCTGTGTAGGCTATTCCAAGCCCACTTGCGCGAATATGTGTTGAAAACAATTCACTACCATATGCTAGGAATCCTGAGAAATATCCCATTGAAAACCCTAATAAAATACCTATTAATAATAGATTTCCTTCTTGAAAGTCTGAAAACGCAAAGGTTGGTGCTGCAATAGCCGCTAATATGAAGAAGATTGTAAACGTAGGTCTTCTACCAATTTTATCGGCAATAAAACCAAATAAGAAGTATCAAATCGCAGATGCAACGTTTATAGCAATAAACCAGTCTGCTGTTTTAAATACAGTAAAGCCTTGGGTTTTTGCAAATAACCTGGAATCCAGGTCATAATTGTGTAATAACCTAGCAACCCGATACTTGCTGTAATCATTAATAAGAAGAATGATCTTCTATGCTCCTTTGATACAAGTAACTTTAACTCGTAAAATTTATCTGTAGATTTACCGATTCTTTCTTTCGTTTGCACATAGTGATCACTTTCTTTTAATGTTCTACGAACAATTAGAACGATAACTGCCGGAATGACACCAGCAAGGAACGCCATTCTCCAACCATATTCGGGTGCGATAGCTTTATATACTAAACTTGCAACAATAGCACCTATTGGCCATCCAGCTTGCATGAGTGCGATAATTCTGCCACGAAGACGGGCTGGCCATGTTTCTGTTAGAAAAGCTGCACCAGCAGCCCATTCTCCACCTGCAGCAAAACCAGTTAAAAATCTGAAGAATGCAAGTGATAATACACTCCATGATAAGGCAGTAAGACCCGTAAATAATGAATATAGTCCTACTGTCCACATTAATACCCATGTCCTGCCTTTTCTATCAGTAAGTGGCGCCCAGAACATTCCACCAACTGCATATCCCAATAATGCCAGAGTCATTAACAAACCTGCACTAGAAAGAGATAAACCAAACTCACCAGCTATATCAATCAGTGCCATCGAAAATAGCATGATTTCCATTGAATCAAAGATATAACCTGCCCAAACAAGGAAAAACACTTTCCATTGATAGCCAGTTATTTTTTCCTTTTCTCCGTTTGCTGCAATCTGGGACATATTCTCCCCTCCAATATGAAAATATATTTTTATTTTTCATTTGTGATAAAATAGAAACTGCATTCTAATCTTCCCATCCCCATATTTTCATAGGGAAGATTAGAGTGCCCATTTTTATTTAAAAGTTTTATTAATAGAGTTTACTTTTTTACCCACTTTTACTGAGGGACGGCAACCATGTCGCAATTTCTGGGAATATCATGATACATATAACCGCAATAACTTCGATAACGACAATAGAAATTACTGCTTTATAAATATCAGTTGTCTTCACATCTCCAGGTAGAACCCCCTTCATTACGAAGAGCAAGAGACCAAATGGGGGTGTAACATTCCCTAATCCTAAACAAATTAGCATTAAAGTACAGAACCAAATCAAATCGAACTCTAATGCTGTAACGACAGGAATATATAGTGGAATTGTAATCATCATAATCGAAATCGGTTCGATAAACATTCCCAATATGAGGACAATTATGAGCATTAATATAATGATCACAATTGGTGCCGTGTCCACCGTCATGGCGATGTCTACTAGTTCTCTTGTCGCACCAGTATAGGATAGTAATTGACTAAACCCTGCTGAACCAGCAATGATTAGTAAGATCATACTTGTAACTCTAACCGTTCCCAATAACGATTTGATAAGAACTTTAAAAGAAAAGCGGCGATAAACGAACATTAAAATTATCGATCCTAACACTCCAGTCGCCGCTGATTCAGTTGGTGTAACTAGTCCAAACATAATCAAACCGAGAACCATAAAAATAAGCGATGACATTGGAATAATATAAACGAACAATGCATTAGATTTTTCTTTCCAATCAGATTTACCATAATCGTAATTTGGTGCCAATGCTGGGTTTATACAACTGATCGTTATATAATATATCACTAAGATTACGGCAATAACTATACCGGGGACAACGCCGGCGATTAATAAATCACCTACAGGAACTCTTGCCGTACTTCCTAATAAGACCCCCAATGTACTTGGCGGAATGATAGGCCCTAATGTCCCCGCAGCGACAATGGGGCCAACGATCATTGCTAGATGATAGCCACGTCTTCTCATCTCCGGAGCTAATGTTGACCCTAACATCGCTGAATCTGATACTGCTGAACCACTCATCGTTGAGAGAATCGTTCCTGTTCCAATTGCCAGAATACTTAAACGTCCAGGAACTTTCCCTATTAATTTCGAAAAGGCATCTAATAGTGTCATAACTATACCAGAATGAAATAATAACTCACCCATCAAAACAAATAACGGTACCGGTGTTAGGGAAAACTTAGAGAGCGCATCAAACGTACTACCTACCAACGTGTTTATTCCTGAATTAAATCCTACAAAAATCGTTGTCACAATTATATTAACGCTAAAAAACGCAAAAGCGACAGGGAAGCCACTGAAAATAAAGAGTAGCAATAGAAAAAAGAATAAAAGAATTACATAATACCATTCCACTTTAAATCCCCTCCTTGGCGAAAATTCACTTTAACCATCAATTGGAAGTTCTTCATCACTATGTGCAGCAAAGTAACTGTCCGCCTCCTTCGTAAATTGAATAATCAATATGAATAAATACCTAAGTATAAGGAACAGAAATCCAACCGGAATGGGGGCAACCAACGCAAATTTAGGCCATGGTACATTTGCAAGCATGACAGTTCCTCTTAGTAAATAGTCGATCGTACTTTGTAAACTAAACCAAAATAAAATAATCATAGATATAATTGAGACAGCAGCTATGATTATTGTATTGATTCTTTTTGCTCTGCCTATTAAATTTGAAGTAAAGATATCAACATGAACATGGGCATTTTTTCGAAGCACCCACGGAGCGGATAAAAAAACACAATATAGCATCACATAGCCCGAAAAATCATTTGTCCACAATGCGGAAGTTTGAAAAAATTCCCTACTGATAACCCCATATAGAACACTAAGAAAAACGAGCACTAAATATACTAAGGCAATTACTAATAAAACATTCTCTAAAAAAGATAGGACTTTATCTATTTGTCTTAATCGATTACCCATTGCTGGTGATTGTGTTTCCATTGTCGCTCACTCCTTGCCGTTCAAGATAATTTTCACTTTCTAGCCTGTTCCATAAAGGAAAGGATGGTCCCAAAAGAAGATATATCGTTTTTTTGGGACGCAACCTACAATCATTATTTTCTAAAATACTTAGCTAATTGCTCAGGATCACTGACTCTTTCAGATAACCATTTCCACGATGCTTTTAGTGCTTGTTGAACATATGCTTCACCGTCCGTTAATTCAACAATCTCAGCACCCTTCGATTCGAGTAATTCATTCTCTTCTTGTATAAGTTTCTCAACGTCTTTTTGCATCTCATTATAAGCATGAATTGTTGCATCGGTGATTATCGTTTGTATATCTTCCGGTAAGCTGTTCCATGTATCTAGATTTGCTAATATCAAATTGTCAGTTCTATTAAACACTGGGTACATTTTTTTCGTTACTAAATCTGTAACACCTAACGTTTCGGTGGAAGGATCAGAATAAGCAAAACCATCGATTATTCCTTTCTCCAAGCCACTGAAAATTTCTTCACCTGCCATCGAAATAGCATCTGCTCCTAAGCTTTCCACGAATGGCAAATACGTACCTGTTCCTCTAATTCTTAATCCCTTAAAATTAGCAATCGATTCAATTTTTTTGTCACCTGTAAAATAAAACGTATATTTTTGCATTCCTGAGCGCCCGACTAACTTAGCATTCAACGCCTGTTCATGAAGTGAACTTAAATATTCTATACTGCCGCGTTCAATTTCTTCTTCATAAGTGAGCTCACTGAAATTAGCGACAAGTGCCTCTGGTACTAATTCGGCATAATAGGAGGTAGGGAGCCAAGCCATATCAACAGTTCCATTCTGAATAGCCTCACCTTGATTAAATGGTGGAATCGCTTCAGGACCACCAACATATTCAATTCGAATTTTGCCATCACCATGTTCCTTAAGGTACTCTTCAAAATAAGGGAATCCAGCCATTACTGGATTCGATAAATCCATCGCTGTTGAAAGTTTTAGTGTGTACACCTTGTCACTACTTTTTCCACCGGATTGTGTTTCACCGGATTGTGGCTTGCTTCCAGATGAACATCCTGCGATAACGCCAATCAATAACCCGAATAGGGCAATTTTAATGCAAACATTAATTACTTTCTTCATAATATAAACCACCCTCAAGCAAAATTTTTGAAAGCACTTTCAATTTTCTGTTAAAATATTTGTTTCAAAAACAATTAGCCTTTCATTTCTGATCTCCTTGATAGATACATAGAATTTCTTACTTCATTCATAGATTTTTACTCTACTACAACACCAGAAGGTTCCTCATACAGCTTTATTATTGCAGTATGATCTAATTCCCCAAATCCTTTCTGCTGACCTCTAACCACTATTTGTTGAGCAAACTTATTTAATGAAAGCGGAACACCTTTTTCTTTTGCCAAAGAAAGGGCAATATCCATGTCCTTGAGTAATAAATTAGTAGTAAACTTTGGACTGAAGTCTCGTGATAGAATGCTATTAAATTTCACATCAACAACAAAATTTCGGCCTGAGCTAGCGCTTAATACTTCTAT
This Neobacillus sp. YX16 DNA region includes the following protein-coding sequences:
- a CDS encoding TRAP transporter small permease, producing the protein METQSPAMGNRLRQIDKVLSFLENVLLVIALVYLVLVFLSVLYGVISREFFQTSALWTNDFSGYVMLYCVFLSAPWVLRKNAHVHVDIFTSNLIGRAKRINTIIIAAVSIISMIILFWFSLQSTIDYLLRGTVMLANVPWPKFALVAPIPVGFLFLILRYLFILIIQFTKEADSYFAAHSDEELPIDG
- a CDS encoding MFS transporter, producing the protein MSQIAANGEKEKITGYQWKVFFLVWAGYIFDSMEIMLFSMALIDIAGEFGLSLSSAGLLMTLALLGYAVGGMFWAPLTDRKGRTWVLMWTVGLYSLFTGLTALSWSVLSLAFFRFLTGFAAGGEWAAGAAFLTETWPARLRGRIIALMQAGWPIGAIVASLVYKAIAPEYGWRMAFLAGVIPAVIVLIVRRTLKESDHYVQTKERIGKSTDKFYELKLLVSKEHRRSFFLLMITASIGLLGYYTIMTWIPGYLQKPKALLYLKQQTGLLL
- a CDS encoding SMR family transporter, which codes for MNANWMKVFIGAFFEVFWVIGLKHANDFWTWTGTAISIMVSFYLIIMAGRKLPVGTVYAVFVGLGTAGTVISEIIFFSESIEVEKLMLILLLLVGVLGLKVLTKDDSEEGAES
- a CDS encoding thiolase family protein, with the translated sequence MQAEIVIVSAVRTAIGKFGGSLKNISSGHLGAIVIEEAVKRAQIATELVDEVILGEVRQSTESSNVARVAALRAGLPVSVPAFTINRLCASGMQAIGSAVQQILFNQAEIVVAGGTENMSRAPIYLRNSRFGEGNPYLVDSNLENGQQPMEIYGVNLGMGMTAENVAEKYGISRLEQDHFAFESQKRAATAVENGLFEEEVIPIEIKEKRNRFTFGKDEFPRPDTTLETLTKLRPAFKEDGTVTAGNACGRNDGAAALVIMSAKKANILGLKPLARIVDWTTAGVSPEIMGIGPVSAIEKLLKRTNKRLSEIGLIELNEAFAAQALAVIKEAKLNPEKVNVNGGAIALGHPLGATGARIITTLLYEMKRRNENLGIATLCVGGGQGMATMIELL
- the dctP gene encoding TRAP transporter substrate-binding protein DctP; the protein is MKKVINVCIKIALFGLLIGVIAGCSSGSKPQSGETQSGGKSSDKVYTLKLSTAMDLSNPVMAGFPYFEEYLKEHGDGKIRIEYVGGPEAIPPFNQGEAIQNGTVDMAWLPTSYYAELVPEALVANFSELTYEEEIERGSIEYLSSLHEQALNAKLVGRSGMQKYTFYFTGDKKIESIANFKGLRIRGTGTYLPFVESLGADAISMAGEEIFSGLEKGIIDGFAYSDPSTETLGVTDLVTKKMYPVFNRTDNLILANLDTWNSLPEDIQTIITDATIHAYNEMQKDVEKLIQEENELLESKGAEIVELTDGEAYVQQALKASWKWLSERVSDPEQLAKYFRK
- a CDS encoding multidrug efflux SMR transporter, producing MAWISLILAGLCEAFGVVTINKLNNSRNWQSLLLLILGFGASFLFLAYAMKTLPMGTAYAIWTGIGSAGGALLGIMIFGESKDWRRIACIALILGATIGLKLVG
- a CDS encoding TRAP transporter large permease subunit; this encodes MEWYYVILLFFFLLLLFIFSGFPVAFAFFSVNIIVTTIFVGFNSGINTLVGSTFDALSKFSLTPVPLFVLMGELLFHSGIVMTLLDAFSKLIGKVPGRLSILAIGTGTILSTMSGSAVSDSAMLGSTLAPEMRRRGYHLAMIVGPIVAAGTLGPIIPPSTLGVLLGSTARVPVGDLLIAGVVPGIVIAVILVIYYITISCINPALAPNYDYGKSDWKEKSNALFVYIIPMSSLIFMVLGLIMFGLVTPTESAATGVLGSIILMFVYRRFSFKVLIKSLLGTVRVTSMILLIIAGSAGFSQLLSYTGATRELVDIAMTVDTAPIVIIILMLIIVLILGMFIEPISIMMITIPLYIPVVTALEFDLIWFCTLMLICLGLGNVTPPFGLLLFVMKGVLPGDVKTTDIYKAVISIVVIEVIAVICIMIFPEIATWLPSLSKSG
- a CDS encoding DMT family transporter — its product is MKNNVLLGAILCFIAAASWGAMFPVAHAAFKYMDPFYFTIIRYGAVTLILLPILLWKEGMKAFRFEEKGLKLWFFGTMAFTVYNLFIFWGEDLLGESGVMVASIMESLMPMISIVIVWLTFKKRPHFFTLICVLVSFIGAMLVITKGNIQAFLGATNHFIPIILILMAVIGWVIYTMGGSEFSGWSVLRYSTLSCLLGTITAIVLVAGATLLGFISLPSESNIKAVSPHLLFMIIFPGVIALLGWNVGVSILSPLNGLLFINVVPVTTLLISIFQGNLVTMFDVLGTVFIIVSLLANNIFVQKLHRKESNHHVQTYLQERVS
- a CDS encoding zinc-binding dehydrogenase; translated protein: MMMKAIVLREIGGPEKVHYEEIPDPILEEGEVLIRLHAAALNRRDVYVTQGLYHGLRLPAVMGGDGAGEVVRVGKKVTNVAIGDEVMIYPGLNWGNHLRVNGPNFSILGVPKDGTFAQFVTVPSENVFHKPAYLTWEEAASIPLGGVTAYRAIVTRGKLQEGETIIIPGIGGGVATLLLQIAVAIGAKVFVTSSKEGKIQKALELGAAGGVNYRSDTWVKELREMSGGADLSVDSIGGEQFNSLVSLAKPGSRIVTFGATKGQVPNLLLPRIFLKQIDILGTSSGSPEECKQMIDFFKEHEIHPVLDQSFPLEQTKEALIMLDKGENFGKITIKIPQ
- a CDS encoding 3-hydroxyacyl-CoA dehydrogenase NAD-binding domain-containing protein gives rise to the protein MKKLTVIGAGVMGRGIAYSAATSGFEVQLYDIKQEALNKAKESIFSLIDSSREKGFLSENKAQQGRENLSFTTSFEKAVVNAEFVIEAALEIMDVKIDIFKRLDELCPEETILATNTSTMSPTKLAAQTSRPEKCIAMHFFNPVQKMKLVEIIRGLETSDETVAKTKEIAETLGKETVEVNEFPGFVTSRMNCLIGNEAMNMLLEGVASAADIDKAIKLGLNHPMGPLELADLVGLDTRLRNMEYLYKTLGEKYRPCPLLIKYVAAGRLGKKSGKGFYEY